The following are encoded in a window of Mycobacteriales bacterium genomic DNA:
- a CDS encoding S53 family peptidase has product MKRRWLAGGLAMCVIAATAVAAEAATGGGGPAWAPTHTQALHVDAPVLGALPAGQRLHISLTLPLRNSAGVQQRIHDLATPGTASYQHFMTPAQVLAEFGPTAAHVGAVEGYLRAQGFRDISASSNRLLVDATGTVAQVQRAFHTSLLSYALDGHTVYANAAPASVPSRLAGAVTAVLGLSNLPMATPLTRATTSHPSTPAGVAASGSPDLTGFTPRAVAHAYDADRLPPAAGTSVAVVMGGDPAPIIKNLRVAEKAWRFPRVPVSVRYGATPQVDANDNPMTGNTEWDLDTQISTMVAGAVNRLWMYDVSTFTDPEVARAINLFVADDHATALSASLGECDVIAFLDGAMVTTDESLAEGALQGQSMFASTGDNGYACPVVISVGLPAGPPGVSWPSTGEYVTAVGGTTLLADDQGNVQQEIAWIAGGGGISPWETAPPWTLRANPAGQSWQYTNQGGRGVPDVAALADANTPYLVYDGSSGQPVGVGGTSVSSPLVMGLWARVESVRGNRLGLAAADFYRLYNKVNPGTVAQQVVTVYAPQPNPGAVNGFRDITLGSNGLYPATPGYDYTTGIGVLDALQLVRAL; this is encoded by the coding sequence GTGAAGCGACGGTGGCTGGCGGGCGGACTGGCGATGTGCGTGATCGCTGCCACGGCGGTTGCGGCGGAGGCCGCCACCGGCGGCGGCGGGCCTGCCTGGGCGCCCACGCACACGCAGGCGCTGCACGTCGACGCCCCGGTCCTCGGTGCTCTCCCGGCCGGCCAGCGGCTGCACATCAGCCTGACGCTGCCGCTGCGCAACAGCGCCGGTGTGCAGCAGCGCATCCATGACCTGGCCACCCCTGGCACCGCGTCGTACCAGCACTTCATGACTCCGGCGCAGGTGCTGGCGGAGTTCGGGCCGACGGCGGCGCACGTCGGCGCGGTCGAGGGTTACCTGCGCGCGCAGGGATTCCGCGACATCAGCGCCTCGTCCAACCGGCTGCTCGTCGACGCGACCGGCACGGTCGCGCAGGTGCAGCGGGCGTTCCACACCAGCCTGCTCTCCTACGCCCTCGACGGTCACACCGTCTACGCCAACGCGGCGCCCGCCTCCGTGCCCTCCCGGTTGGCCGGCGCCGTCACCGCGGTCCTCGGCCTGTCGAACCTCCCGATGGCGACCCCGCTCACCCGGGCGACGACCTCGCACCCGTCGACGCCCGCAGGCGTCGCGGCGAGCGGTTCACCCGACCTGACCGGCTTCACGCCCCGCGCCGTGGCGCACGCCTATGACGCCGACCGGCTGCCCCCGGCAGCCGGCACGTCGGTCGCCGTCGTGATGGGTGGCGACCCGGCGCCGATCATCAAGAACCTGCGCGTCGCCGAGAAGGCGTGGCGCTTCCCGCGGGTGCCGGTGAGCGTCCGCTACGGCGCCACCCCGCAGGTGGACGCCAACGACAACCCGATGACCGGCAACACCGAGTGGGACCTCGACACGCAGATCTCGACGATGGTCGCCGGCGCGGTCAACCGCCTCTGGATGTACGACGTCTCGACGTTCACCGACCCCGAGGTCGCCCGCGCCATCAACCTGTTCGTCGCCGACGACCACGCGACCGCGTTGTCGGCGTCGCTGGGTGAGTGCGACGTCATCGCGTTCCTCGACGGTGCGATGGTCACGACCGACGAGTCGCTGGCCGAGGGGGCGCTGCAGGGGCAGAGCATGTTCGCGTCGACCGGCGACAACGGGTACGCCTGCCCCGTCGTCATCTCCGTCGGCCTGCCGGCCGGGCCTCCCGGGGTGAGCTGGCCGTCGACGGGCGAGTACGTCACCGCGGTGGGCGGCACCACGCTGCTCGCCGACGACCAGGGCAACGTGCAGCAGGAGATCGCCTGGATCGCCGGGGGCGGCGGCATCAGCCCCTGGGAGACGGCGCCGCCGTGGACGCTGCGCGCCAACCCGGCGGGCCAGTCGTGGCAGTACACCAATCAGGGCGGTCGTGGCGTCCCCGACGTCGCGGCGCTGGCCGACGCCAACACGCCGTACCTCGTCTACGACGGCAGCAGCGGGCAGCCGGTCGGGGTCGGCGGGACCAGCGTCTCGAGCCCGCTGGTGATGGGCCTGTGGGCGCGGGTCGAGAGCGTGCGCGGCAACCGGCTCGGGCTGGCTGCGGCGGACTTCTACCGTCTCTACAACAAGGTCAACCCGGGCACCGTCGCGCAGCAGGTCGTGACCGTCTACGCGCCGCAGCCCAACCCGGGGGCGGTCAACGGCTTCCGCGACATCACGCTGGGCAGCAACGGGCTGTACCCGGCGACCCCCGGCTACGACTACACGACCGGGATCGGCGTCCTCGACGCGCTGCAGCTCGTGCGCGCGCTGTAG
- a CDS encoding cytochrome P450: protein MSAETMSAPVALTDVESFVDGHPWEQYRWLRDNAPVYRHPEGHGPGFWAVTRHADVQRVSRDTATFSSWLGGIMIPDPDSPELLDGARHMMLYMDPPQHTRYRQLVNRGFTPRSAATWTERIEALAAQIVDEVVERGECDLVADLAGELPSYVIAELMGIPLADGRRLYELTEIMHSADPGLSDADHMAAVIEMHTYAGQVAADKRKNPGHDLASTLVSAEVDGERLSDEEFNWFFLLLLNAGGDTTRNLVAGGMEALFAHPAQRARLAADLDGLLPTAVEELLRWVSPVVYMRRTATVDTELGGRRIAAGDKVVMYYGAANRDPAVFAEPDAFDVGRAPNPHIAFGGGGAHFCLGAHFARIEIAAMLRQILSRLPDIAPAGPREPLLSTFIAGPRRLPVTFAPGPRRR, encoded by the coding sequence GTGAGCGCCGAGACGATGTCCGCCCCCGTGGCCCTGACCGATGTCGAGTCGTTCGTCGACGGCCACCCGTGGGAGCAGTACCGCTGGCTGCGTGACAACGCCCCGGTCTACCGGCACCCGGAAGGACACGGGCCGGGTTTCTGGGCAGTCACCCGCCACGCAGACGTGCAGCGGGTCAGCCGCGACACCGCGACCTTCTCGTCGTGGCTGGGCGGCATCATGATCCCCGACCCTGATTCGCCCGAGCTGCTCGACGGCGCCCGCCACATGATGCTGTACATGGACCCGCCGCAGCACACTCGCTACCGGCAGCTGGTCAACCGCGGGTTCACGCCGCGCAGCGCCGCCACGTGGACCGAGCGCATCGAGGCGTTGGCCGCGCAGATCGTCGACGAGGTCGTCGAACGCGGCGAGTGCGACCTGGTCGCGGACCTGGCCGGCGAGCTGCCGTCGTACGTCATCGCGGAGCTGATGGGGATCCCACTGGCCGACGGCCGCCGGCTCTACGAGCTGACCGAGATCATGCACTCGGCCGACCCGGGGCTCAGCGACGCCGACCACATGGCCGCCGTCATCGAGATGCACACGTACGCCGGGCAGGTCGCCGCGGACAAGCGCAAGAACCCCGGCCACGACCTCGCGTCGACGCTGGTCAGCGCCGAGGTCGACGGCGAGCGGTTGTCCGACGAGGAGTTCAACTGGTTCTTCCTGCTGCTGCTCAACGCCGGCGGCGACACGACCCGCAACCTGGTGGCCGGCGGCATGGAGGCCCTGTTCGCGCACCCGGCGCAGCGTGCGCGGCTGGCCGCCGACCTCGACGGCCTGCTGCCCACGGCGGTCGAGGAGCTGCTGCGCTGGGTCAGCCCGGTGGTCTACATGCGGCGCACGGCGACGGTCGACACGGAGCTGGGCGGGCGGCGCATCGCGGCCGGCGACAAGGTCGTCATGTACTACGGCGCGGCCAATCGCGACCCGGCGGTCTTCGCCGAGCCCGACGCCTTCGACGTGGGCCGGGCGCCCAACCCGCACATCGCGTTCGGCGGCGGCGGCGCCCATTTCTGCCTCGGCGCGCACTTCGCCCGCATCGAGATCGCCGCCATGCTGCGGCAGATCCTCAGCCGGTTGCCCGACATCGCCCCTGCCGGGCCGCGCGAGCCGCTGCTGTCGACGTTCATAGCCGGACCCCGCCGGCTGCCGGTGACGTTCGCCCCCGGGCCGCGCCGCCGCTAG
- a CDS encoding acyl-CoA thioesterase: MVAAAEVYTSPVRYYEVDMQGVVFNMWYLGYVDEASAWFLGRLPGPTLQDLDLDFQVVHAEVDWAGSLRAGDIAHIAVDVEKIGTTSFTLRYDIRGLADLESDVLVTVRTVYVTVARDLSGKRPIPDSLREALVAAS, translated from the coding sequence ATGGTTGCTGCAGCCGAGGTGTACACGTCGCCGGTGCGCTACTACGAGGTCGACATGCAGGGTGTCGTCTTCAACATGTGGTACCTCGGCTACGTCGACGAGGCCAGCGCGTGGTTCCTCGGCCGGCTGCCCGGCCCGACGCTGCAGGACCTCGACCTCGACTTCCAGGTCGTGCACGCGGAGGTCGACTGGGCCGGTTCGCTGCGGGCCGGGGACATCGCGCACATCGCCGTAGACGTCGAGAAGATCGGCACCACGAGCTTCACGCTCCGCTACGACATCCGCGGTTTGGCCGATCTGGAGTCCGACGTGCTCGTGACCGTGCGCACGGTCTACGTGACGGTCGCCCGCGACCTGTCCGGCAAGCGCCCGATCCCCGACTCGCTGCGCGAGGCGCTGGTCGCTGCGAGCTAG
- a CDS encoding metal-dependent hydrolase encodes MTESTGVREVPVRRVALEAAFESVPKHFAKDGDLVSSHLVAALSSVFPDGEDFFVRSVKHYRDQISDPVLKQQVSGFIGQEVTHGREHRAFNAHLATLGYPTQIAERLTRRGLEFRTRHVPPIANLATTAALEHVTATLAELVMRDEETREAFGHEAARDLFLWHALEESEHKAVAFDVYRAMGGSERLRIFTMKAVRWGFVLGMAVQVVLSILSDRATYRPGALRKSWRYARRQPLLSRTTWQQLKAYERRGFHPSDVPNDDLVESWRERLFGEGGAMLYATRGAVAS; translated from the coding sequence ATGACGGAATCGACGGGCGTGCGCGAGGTGCCGGTCCGCAGGGTCGCCCTGGAGGCGGCGTTCGAGTCGGTGCCCAAGCACTTCGCCAAGGACGGCGACCTGGTGTCCAGCCACCTCGTCGCGGCGCTGTCGTCGGTGTTCCCCGACGGTGAGGACTTCTTCGTCCGGTCGGTCAAGCACTACCGCGACCAGATCAGCGACCCCGTGCTGAAGCAGCAGGTCTCCGGCTTCATCGGCCAGGAGGTCACCCACGGCCGCGAACACCGTGCGTTCAACGCCCACCTCGCGACCCTCGGCTACCCCACCCAGATCGCCGAGCGGCTCACCCGCCGCGGGCTGGAGTTCCGGACCCGGCACGTGCCGCCGATCGCGAACCTCGCGACGACAGCGGCGCTGGAGCACGTCACCGCCACGCTCGCGGAGCTGGTCATGCGCGACGAGGAGACCCGCGAGGCGTTCGGCCACGAGGCGGCCCGCGACCTGTTCCTGTGGCACGCACTCGAGGAGAGCGAGCACAAGGCCGTCGCGTTCGACGTCTATCGCGCGATGGGCGGCAGCGAGCGGTTGCGCATCTTCACGATGAAGGCCGTCCGCTGGGGGTTCGTGCTCGGGATGGCGGTGCAGGTGGTGCTGTCGATCCTCAGCGACCGGGCGACATACCGGCCGGGGGCGCTGCGCAAGAGCTGGCGCTACGCGCGCCGCCAGCCGCTGCTGAGCCGGACCACCTGGCAGCAGCTCAAGGCTTACGAACGTCGCGGCTTCCACCCGAGCGACGTGCCAAACGACGACCTGGTCGAGAGCTGGCGCGAGCGGCTGTTCGGCGAGGGCGGCGCCATGCTCTACGCGACCCGCGGAGCCGTCGCCTCCTGA
- a CDS encoding AMP-binding protein, whose product MAVVAPISFAQRIRDLAGQDPDRPAVTCGDRSLTRAELDRAATSLGHDLRAGGVRVGDMVTVALPNSVDWFVAFAACWKIGAIPQPVSARLPVRELTAIVELADAAAVLGVEEATFPGRRCLPVGYTAPPVDEPLPDVVSPAWKAPTSGGSTGRPKLIVSGDPSLFETDGPVPLLISPGGCMVMPGPLYHNGPLIWSWQALLWGDHVVVLPRFDAEQTLDALDRHGADIVYLVPTMMKRIWSLGEQVRGRYDLSALRVVWHLAEPCPAWLKDAWVEWLGPERIYELYGGTEGQASTIISGEEWLEHRGSVGRPARGTVTIRDEDGRDLPPRQTGEVWLKSERDTPTYRYVGAEPRRSADGWESLGDMGWLDEDGYLYLGDRASDMILTGGSNVYPAEVEAAILEHPLVHSCAVIGLPDEERGNNVHAIVQADGALLPEPELLAFVAERLVRYKVPRSVEYVSEPLRDDAGKVRRAALRAERVGPVAAG is encoded by the coding sequence ATGGCGGTCGTGGCACCGATCTCTTTCGCGCAACGCATCCGCGACCTGGCCGGCCAGGACCCCGATCGGCCCGCGGTCACGTGCGGCGACCGCTCGTTGACCCGGGCCGAGCTCGACCGGGCGGCCACGAGCCTGGGCCATGACCTGCGCGCCGGCGGGGTGCGCGTCGGCGACATGGTGACGGTGGCACTGCCCAACTCGGTCGACTGGTTCGTGGCGTTCGCCGCCTGCTGGAAGATCGGCGCGATCCCGCAACCGGTGTCCGCCAGGCTCCCGGTGCGCGAGCTGACCGCCATCGTCGAGCTCGCCGACGCGGCCGCCGTCCTCGGCGTCGAGGAGGCGACGTTTCCCGGCCGGCGATGCCTGCCGGTCGGCTACACCGCGCCGCCCGTCGACGAGCCGCTGCCCGACGTCGTCTCCCCGGCCTGGAAGGCGCCGACCTCGGGCGGCTCGACCGGTCGTCCCAAGCTGATCGTCTCCGGCGACCCGTCGCTGTTCGAGACCGACGGGCCCGTGCCGCTTCTCATCAGCCCCGGCGGCTGCATGGTCATGCCCGGGCCGCTGTACCACAACGGCCCGTTGATCTGGTCGTGGCAGGCGCTGCTCTGGGGCGACCACGTGGTGGTGCTGCCTCGCTTCGACGCGGAGCAGACGCTCGACGCGCTCGATCGCCACGGGGCCGACATCGTCTACCTCGTGCCCACGATGATGAAGCGGATCTGGTCGCTCGGCGAGCAGGTGCGCGGCCGTTACGACCTGTCGGCGCTGCGGGTCGTCTGGCACCTCGCGGAGCCGTGTCCCGCCTGGCTGAAGGACGCCTGGGTCGAGTGGCTCGGTCCCGAACGGATCTACGAGCTGTACGGCGGCACCGAGGGTCAGGCCTCGACGATCATCAGCGGTGAGGAGTGGCTGGAGCACCGCGGCTCGGTCGGCCGACCCGCCCGGGGGACGGTGACGATCCGCGACGAGGACGGCCGCGACCTGCCGCCCCGGCAGACCGGTGAGGTGTGGCTGAAGTCGGAACGCGACACCCCGACCTACCGCTACGTCGGCGCCGAGCCGCGCCGTTCGGCCGACGGCTGGGAGTCGCTCGGCGACATGGGCTGGCTCGACGAGGACGGCTACCTCTACCTCGGAGACCGGGCCAGCGACATGATCCTCACCGGTGGGTCGAACGTCTACCCCGCAGAGGTCGAGGCCGCGATCCTCGAGCACCCGCTGGTCCACTCGTGTGCGGTGATCGGCCTGCCCGACGAGGAGCGCGGCAACAACGTCCACGCGATCGTCCAGGCCGATGGGGCGCTGCTGCCGGAGCCGGAGCTGCTCGCGTTCGTCGCGGAGCGGCTGGTGCGCTACAAGGTGCCGCGGTCGGTCGAGTACGTCAGTGAGCCGTTGCGCGACGACGCCGGCAAGGTGCGACGCGCGGCCCTGCGCGCCGAGCGGGTCGGGCCGGTCGCCGCCGGCTGA
- a CDS encoding HhH-GPD-type base excision DNA repair protein, translated as MPDMCLAQDPDADALLTRSPLALLIGMVLDQQIPLEKAFRGPLVLAERIGDLDAARIADYDEDALVAAFATPPALHRFPKAMAARVQELCRQLVASYDGDAAHVWTTARDGNELLRRVRGLPGFGEQKARIFVALLGKQLGVRPRGWREAAGTFGKAGSHLSVADIVDAESLGRVRAYKQQMKSAAKASA; from the coding sequence ATGCCCGACATGTGTCTCGCGCAGGACCCCGACGCCGATGCGCTGCTGACGCGCAGCCCGCTCGCACTGCTGATCGGCATGGTGCTCGACCAGCAGATCCCGCTGGAGAAGGCCTTTCGCGGCCCGCTTGTCCTGGCCGAGCGCATCGGCGACCTCGACGCCGCCCGCATCGCGGACTACGACGAGGACGCGCTCGTCGCGGCGTTCGCCACGCCGCCCGCGCTGCACCGCTTCCCCAAGGCGATGGCCGCCCGCGTGCAGGAGCTGTGCCGGCAGCTGGTGGCGAGCTACGACGGCGACGCCGCCCACGTCTGGACCACCGCGCGCGACGGCAACGAGCTGCTCCGACGGGTCCGTGGGCTGCCCGGCTTCGGGGAGCAGAAGGCGCGCATCTTCGTGGCGCTGCTCGGCAAGCAGCTCGGCGTCCGGCCCCGCGGGTGGCGTGAGGCTGCCGGCACGTTCGGCAAAGCCGGCTCTCACCTGTCCGTCGCGGACATCGTCGACGCCGAGTCGCTGGGACGGGTGCGGGCCTACAAGCAGCAGATGAAGTCCGCGGCGAAAGCCTCCGCCTAG
- a CDS encoding acetyl-CoA hydrolase/transferase C-terminal domain-containing protein, with translation MHVVSEQHLSRVLGNLRAEQPRIVASGNAAAPATLLTAVDAAIPAYRLFMLNAPAGLLLRDGVIPETPFVGPGMRGHPLLAYTPCRLSLVPRLITTRLVPDVVVLNTTVPRDGVVSLGIEVNILPAAIEAAHDRGALVVAQLNRSMPYTYGDGQVPVADIDYAVEVDEPLRATTARPSDETHREIGARVASLVGEAATLQAGIGAVPDATLAALSGRTRLRVWTEMLSDGVMHLERAGALDGDHPLRTSFAAGSPELYDWIDRNRRLVFSRTEKVNDPARIARQPAMTSINTALQVDLFGQANASYVRDQIHSGFGGQTDFIVGALHATDGNAVVALASWHPKADVSTIVPALRAPATSFQQSYVVTEQGTAPLWGSSQHEQARALIEQAAHPDARDDLRRAAAEAHLL, from the coding sequence GTGCACGTCGTTTCCGAGCAACACCTGAGCCGCGTGCTCGGCAACCTGCGTGCCGAGCAACCACGGATCGTCGCGAGCGGCAACGCCGCCGCGCCGGCGACCCTGCTGACCGCGGTCGACGCCGCGATCCCGGCGTACCGGCTGTTCATGCTCAACGCCCCGGCCGGCCTCCTGCTGCGCGACGGGGTGATCCCCGAGACGCCGTTCGTCGGTCCGGGCATGCGCGGACATCCGCTGCTCGCCTACACGCCGTGCCGACTCAGCCTCGTGCCGCGCCTCATCACTACGCGGCTGGTTCCAGACGTGGTGGTGCTCAACACCACGGTCCCTCGCGACGGGGTGGTGTCCCTCGGCATCGAGGTCAACATCCTGCCCGCCGCGATCGAGGCGGCGCACGACCGCGGCGCGTTGGTGGTCGCGCAGCTCAACCGGTCGATGCCCTACACCTACGGCGACGGGCAGGTGCCGGTCGCCGACATCGACTACGCGGTCGAGGTCGACGAACCGCTGCGCGCCACCACGGCGCGCCCTTCCGACGAGACGCACCGGGAGATCGGTGCCCGGGTGGCCTCGCTCGTCGGCGAGGCCGCAACGCTGCAGGCCGGCATCGGCGCGGTGCCCGACGCCACGCTCGCCGCGCTGAGCGGGCGGACCCGCCTGCGCGTCTGGACCGAGATGCTGAGCGACGGCGTGATGCACCTGGAGCGCGCCGGGGCGCTCGACGGCGACCACCCGTTGCGTACGTCGTTCGCGGCCGGGAGCCCCGAGCTCTACGACTGGATCGACCGCAACCGGCGACTGGTCTTCAGCCGCACCGAGAAGGTCAACGATCCGGCGCGGATCGCGCGGCAGCCGGCGATGACGTCGATCAACACGGCACTGCAGGTCGACCTGTTCGGCCAGGCCAACGCGTCGTACGTCCGGGACCAGATCCACTCCGGCTTCGGTGGTCAGACCGACTTCATCGTCGGCGCCCTGCACGCGACCGACGGCAACGCGGTCGTGGCCCTCGCCTCGTGGCACCCGAAGGCCGACGTCTCGACGATCGTGCCCGCATTGCGTGCGCCGGCCACGTCGTTCCAGCAGTCGTACGTCGTGACCGAGCAGGGTACGGCGCCGTTGTGGGGCAGCTCCCAGCACGAGCAAGCACGGGCTCTCATCGAGCAGGCGGCGCACCCCGACGCGCGGGACGATCTCCGGAGGGCGGCCGCCGAGGCTCACCTGTTGTGA
- a CDS encoding universal stress protein, with protein sequence MADTVNPLVVVGVDGSEGSQTALRWAADYTRRAEGRLLVMGAWQYPTMYYGYAVAIPEDDLAAETERAVRASVTEVLGSEPDLSVDVRIAQGPAAEVLLEAAASADLLVVGSRGHGAFTGMLLGSVSGHVVHHAACPVVVVRPPKAGK encoded by the coding sequence ATGGCCGACACGGTGAACCCACTGGTGGTCGTCGGAGTCGACGGCTCGGAAGGTTCGCAGACCGCGCTTCGCTGGGCCGCGGACTACACCCGCCGTGCGGAGGGTCGGCTGCTGGTCATGGGCGCGTGGCAGTACCCGACGATGTACTACGGCTACGCGGTCGCGATTCCCGAGGACGACCTGGCCGCAGAGACCGAGCGCGCGGTACGCGCCTCGGTGACCGAAGTCCTCGGCAGTGAACCGGACCTCTCGGTCGATGTCCGCATCGCGCAGGGTCCGGCGGCCGAGGTGCTGCTCGAGGCGGCGGCGTCGGCCGACCTGCTCGTCGTCGGCTCGCGGGGACACGGGGCGTTCACCGGGATGCTGCTGGGCTCGGTCAGCGGCCACGTCGTGCATCACGCGGCGTGCCCGGTCGTCGTGGTCCGCCCCCCCAAGGCAGGCAAGTGA
- a CDS encoding nitroreductase family protein has product MATTLAPPARIWKGAVAAAVQAPSIHNSQPWRFVAEGDRLHLYADPRRQLQEVDPTGRSLHLSCGAALMHVELAVHAAGRDCLISLLPDPDDRLLLATITLGGERSRTIVERRLAGAIVKRHTHRQPFTGEPVPAPVLHQWRHGVAGRGAWLHVLYRSEDLVLVNALLAQADEAERCDPAYLEELAAWTRDDGHQGVPARAWRDSDSVSCVPLREFGNRPQGGESADAPPPVERPQLVLIGTDDDDPRAWLRAGMAMEWLLLAATASGLAASPLTQVLDWPAYRTRVAPLLGLSGYVQMILRVGYPTTDVTTPRRPLSDVFSVS; this is encoded by the coding sequence ATGGCCACGACCCTCGCACCGCCGGCCCGCATCTGGAAAGGCGCGGTCGCCGCCGCCGTGCAGGCACCGTCGATCCACAACAGCCAGCCCTGGCGCTTCGTCGCCGAGGGCGACCGGCTGCACCTGTACGCCGACCCGCGTCGGCAGCTGCAAGAGGTCGACCCGACCGGCCGCTCGCTGCATCTGAGCTGCGGGGCGGCGCTGATGCACGTGGAGCTGGCTGTGCACGCGGCCGGGCGTGACTGCCTGATCAGCCTGCTCCCCGACCCGGACGACCGGCTGCTGCTCGCCACGATCACCCTGGGGGGCGAGCGTTCACGCACGATCGTGGAACGGCGGCTGGCCGGCGCGATCGTCAAGCGGCACACCCACCGTCAACCGTTCACGGGCGAACCCGTGCCGGCCCCCGTCCTGCACCAGTGGCGCCACGGCGTGGCCGGTCGCGGTGCCTGGCTGCACGTGCTGTACCGCAGCGAGGATCTCGTGCTGGTCAACGCTCTGCTGGCACAGGCGGACGAGGCCGAGCGTTGCGACCCCGCGTACCTGGAGGAGCTCGCCGCGTGGACGCGTGACGACGGTCACCAGGGTGTGCCCGCCCGTGCGTGGCGGGACAGCGACTCCGTCTCCTGCGTGCCGCTGCGCGAATTCGGCAACCGTCCGCAGGGCGGCGAGAGCGCGGACGCCCCGCCTCCGGTAGAGCGTCCTCAACTCGTGCTCATCGGCACCGACGACGACGACCCGCGGGCCTGGTTGCGTGCTGGGATGGCGATGGAGTGGCTGCTGCTCGCCGCCACCGCCAGTGGCCTCGCGGCCTCCCCGCTCACACAGGTCCTCGACTGGCCGGCCTACCGCACCCGGGTAGCCCCGCTGCTCGGGTTGTCGGGCTACGTGCAGATGATCCTGCGCGTGGGCTACCCCACCACGGACGTGACGACCCCGCGCCGGCCGCTGTCCGACGTCTTCTCGGTCAGCTGA
- a CDS encoding carboxymuconolactone decarboxylase family protein — protein MAHDVFPHATAEMSARRKALAPQTHDAFTAFSKQVFAEGSLPEVTKQLIAVAVAHTTQCPYCIRGHTKLAHAKGATDEQIMEAIWVAAEMRAGGAYAHAAIALDALADGAAKG, from the coding sequence ATGGCTCATGACGTGTTTCCGCACGCAACCGCGGAGATGAGTGCCCGTCGCAAGGCGCTCGCGCCGCAGACTCACGACGCGTTCACGGCTTTCAGCAAGCAGGTTTTCGCCGAGGGTTCGCTGCCCGAGGTCACCAAGCAGCTGATCGCGGTGGCCGTGGCGCACACCACGCAGTGCCCCTACTGCATCCGCGGGCACACGAAGCTGGCCCACGCCAAGGGGGCCACCGACGAGCAGATCATGGAAGCGATCTGGGTCGCGGCGGAGATGCGGGCCGGCGGAGCCTACGCGCACGCCGCCATTGCCCTCGACGCTCTCGCGGACGGCGCGGCGAAGGGCTAG
- a CDS encoding NAD(P)-dependent alcohol dehydrogenase: MRAMVLPDYKAVLEPAELPDPVPPPGGAVVQVAAAGVCHSDLHLIDGEIPMIPAFPWVLGHEVAGYVAAVGDGVRSVRPGDAVAVFGGWGCGACRFCLGGEEQLCDVSRWAGIGAQGAYAEYIAVPGERHLVPLQGLDPVQAAPLTDAGLTPYRALRKVLPLLGPASHLVTIGAGGLGQYGVQYAGALSPARTIVVETAADKRAQAHALGAHVVLDPTGPDVVREIHDLTEGRGAAAVIDFVGSDDTLALAAQVVGAAGRIVVVGIAGGALPVSFLGLPVEVEVMTSYWGSRNELADVVALAQYGKLHSPLTEYPLTEANAALDDLRRGKVAGRAVLIP; the protein is encoded by the coding sequence ATGCGAGCGATGGTGTTGCCGGACTACAAGGCAGTTCTCGAACCGGCCGAGCTACCCGATCCCGTGCCTCCGCCCGGTGGTGCGGTCGTACAGGTCGCTGCGGCGGGCGTCTGTCACTCGGACCTGCACCTGATCGACGGCGAGATCCCGATGATCCCCGCTTTCCCGTGGGTTCTGGGCCACGAGGTCGCGGGCTACGTCGCTGCGGTCGGGGACGGCGTGCGCTCGGTGCGCCCGGGCGACGCGGTCGCGGTCTTCGGCGGCTGGGGCTGCGGGGCGTGCCGCTTCTGCCTCGGCGGTGAGGAGCAGCTCTGCGACGTCAGTCGCTGGGCGGGCATCGGCGCGCAGGGCGCCTATGCGGAGTACATCGCGGTGCCCGGCGAGCGACACCTGGTGCCGCTGCAGGGCCTGGATCCCGTGCAGGCTGCGCCACTGACCGACGCGGGGCTGACGCCGTACCGCGCCCTGCGCAAGGTGCTGCCGCTGCTCGGACCGGCCAGTCACCTCGTGACGATCGGAGCCGGCGGCCTCGGTCAGTACGGCGTGCAGTACGCCGGCGCGCTGAGCCCCGCACGCACCATCGTCGTCGAGACGGCTGCGGACAAGCGGGCCCAGGCGCACGCGCTCGGTGCACACGTCGTGCTCGACCCGACCGGGCCGGACGTGGTCCGCGAGATCCACGACCTCACCGAAGGGCGGGGCGCGGCCGCGGTCATCGACTTCGTCGGCAGCGACGACACGCTCGCCCTGGCGGCGCAGGTCGTCGGCGCGGCAGGTCGCATCGTCGTGGTCGGCATCGCCGGCGGTGCGCTGCCGGTGTCGTTCCTGGGCCTGCCCGTCGAGGTGGAGGTCATGACGAGCTACTGGGGCAGCCGCAACGAGCTGGCCGACGTCGTCGCGCTGGCCCAGTACGGCAAGCTGCACTCTCCGCTCACGGAGTACCCCCTCACCGAGGCGAACGCCGCCCTCGACGACCTTCGCCGCGGCAAGGTCGCCGGCCGCGCGGTGCTGATCCCCTGA